The following are from one region of the Papaver somniferum cultivar HN1 unplaced genomic scaffold, ASM357369v1 unplaced-scaffold_132, whole genome shotgun sequence genome:
- the LOC113332773 gene encoding probable inactive ATP-dependent zinc metalloprotease FTSHI 5, chloroplastic: MESTLSNPFSINDGGAPPYKVKLFSSFSSTINFKPSVLSRKQFSTSNRRFSVKCSNKHYNFCQRTSKFVSFSVWSTPKCVIQENSHTPILSSGEKNESLLEWVRKSIVLALFCIVIGFLPVKKLLKPAIAVSFAGWFTKEEKKEEVEKKKDHEYSDYTQELLGKVSILLQRVEEAKSSKCDIKEVRGALKEVKLKKEELRGKIIDSVSNELREPKKKLPKLVKRSEEIFVSVTKKKQTYVKKVDADDEEKEKIRRLEKSMEAAEKEYDEIVVKIDEIEDMISRKETMAYSIGLRELSFIAREAELLVERFVRDLRSQNVKSAPDSTTTKLSRSDIQRDLEMAQRECWEQMILPAVLDAEDDSKLPACSNTKGFVVDIKNSLEESRELQSKVEARIRQKMGKFGDEKQFLVSTPVDEVVKGYPEAELKWMFGEKEVVVPKAIRSHLFHGWKKWREEAKADLKRDLLEDTDFGKQYVAQRQERILVERDRVVGKTWYNDEKKRWEMDPIAVPYAVSKKLVESARIRHDWGVMYVGLKGDDKEYYVNVQEYETLFEDFGGFDGLYLKLLASGVPTAVQLMWIPLTELDLRQQFLLATSLSSQYISGLWKSENVSYWRNCGFEKIQNLNDDIMMMIIFPVLDFIVPYPVRMRLGMAWPEEAFQTVGSTWYLEWQSTADISFRTRKKDGIRWYLLFYIKTSVYAFVLFNVLRLVKKKAPRLLGFGPIRRDPNREKLRRVKSYFKFRLRRTLKRKKEGVDPITTAFDQMKRVKNPPIKLKDFASVDSMREEINEVVAFLQNPSAFREMGARPPRGVLIVGERGTGKTSLAMAVAAEARVPLVEVKAQQLEAGLWVGQSASNVRELFQTARELAPVIIFVEDFDQFAGVRGKYIHTKKQDHEAFINQLLVELDGFEKQDGVVLMATTRNLAQIDQALQRPGRMDRVFHLQRPTQMEREQILKIAAKETMDNELIDFVDWKKVAEKTALLRPVELKLVPVALEGSAFRSKFLDTDELMSYCSWFATFSFAVPRWIRKTKIVKASSRWMVNHLGLSLTKEDLNSVVDLMEPYGQISNGIEFLTPPLDDWTRETKFPHAVWASGRALIALLLPNFDVVDNVWLEPLAWEGIGCTKISKTKNEGSVNGNVETRSYLEKKLVFCFGSYIASQMLLPFGEDNFLSSSELQQAQEIATRMVIQYGWGPDDSPAIYYASSATTALSMGDKHEYEMAAKVEAMYNLAYDKANEMLQKNRGVLQNIVDELLEFEILTGVDLERIFVANGGIQEKEPFFLSTSGVKKLPSSSSVDGGSSSGLVLLGAPTT, encoded by the exons ATGGAATCCACTCTCAGTAATCCATTCTCTATCAATGACGGTGGTGCTCCACCTTATAAGGTAAAATTattctcttcattttcttctacCATTAATTTTAAACCCAGTGTATTAAGTAGAAAACAGTTTAGTACTAGTAATAGAAGATTTAGTGTAAAATGTTCAAACAAACATTACAATTTCTGTCAAAGAACCAGTAAATTTGTATCATTTAGTGTTTGGTCTACCCCAAAGTGTGTAATTCAAGAGAATTCACACACACCCATTTTGAGTTCTGGAGAAAAGAATGAGAGTTTATTGGAATGGGTGCGGAAATCGATTGTGTTAGCTTTGTTTTGTATAGTTATTGGTTTTCTGCCGGTAAAGAAACTTCTAAAACCTGCAATTGCCGTGTCATTTGCTGGATGGTTTactaaagaagagaaaaaagaggaggtagaaaagaagAAGGATCATGAGTATTCGGATTATACTCAAGAGTTACTAGGTAAAGTATCAATACTTCTTCAGCGGGTAGAAGAAGCTAAGTCGTCTAAATGTGATATTAAAGAAGTTAGGGGAGCTTTGAAAGAGGTTAAATTGAAGAAAGAGGAGCTTCGAGGAAAAATTATTGATTCCGTGAGTAATGAGCTGAGAGAGCCTAAAAAGAAGTTACCGAAATTGGTTAAAAGATCGGAGGAGATATTTGTTTCTGTGACGAAGAAGAAGCAGACTTATGTGAAGAAGGTAGATGCTGATGATGAGgagaaagaaaagataagaagacTAGAGAAGTCTATGGAAGCTGCTGAAAAGGAGTATGATGAGATTGTGGTTAAGATAGATGAGATTGAAGATATGATTTCGAGGAAGGAAACAATGGCTTACAGCATTGGACTTAGAGAGCTTTCATTTATTGCACGTGAAGCTGAATTGTTGGTGGAGAGGTTCGTACGTGATTTGAGAAGCCAGAATGTAAAAAG TGCGCCAGATAGTACTACCACTAAGCTCTCCAGATCAGATATCCAACGCGATTTGGAAATGGCACAAAGAGAATGCTGGGAACAAATGATACTACCAGCTGTTTTGGATGCCGAAGATGATTCTAAACTTCCTGCGTGCAGCAATACTAAAGGTTTTGTGGTAGATATAAAGAATTCCTTAGAGGAATCGAGAGAGCTTCAGAGTAAGGTGGAAGCTCGCATAAGACAGAAAATGGGAAAGTTTGGGGATGAGAAGCAGTTTCTTGTATCTACACCTGTAGATGAGGTTGTGAAGGGATACCCTGAAGCTGAACTAAAATGGATGTTCGGAGAAAAGGAGGTCGTTGTTCCAAAGGCAATTCGATCTCATCTATTCCATGGATGGAAGAAGTGGCGAGAAGAAGCTAAAGCGGACTTGAAAAGAGATCTGTTGGAAGATACAGACTTTGGTAAACAGTATGTCGCTCAGAGACAG GAACGCATCCTTGTGGAAAGAGATAGAGTGGTCGGAAAGACATGGTATAATGATGAAAAGAAAAGGTGGGAAATGGACCCAATTGCTGTTCCTTATGCTGTTTCCAAGAAGCTTGTAGAGAGTGCCCGCATTAGGCATGATTGGGGTGTCATGTATGTTGGCCTCAAGGGTGACGACAAGGAATATTATGTCAATGTCCAG GAATATGAAACTCTTTTTGAAGATTTCGGAGGGTTTGATGGGCTTTACCTTAAATTGCTAGCTTCTGGTGTTCCAACTGCTGTTCAATTGATGTGGATTCCACTTACTGAATTGGATCTGCGTCAGCAGTTTCTCCTGGCAACAAGTCTTTCTTCTCAATATATTTCTGGATTGTGGAAGTCCgaaaatgtatcatattggagaaACTGTGGTTTTGAGAAAATACAAAATCTTAATGATGAcataatgatgatgataattttTCCTGTATTGGACTTTATTGTTCCTTATCCG GTAAGGATGAGATTGGGAATGGCGTGGCCGGAGGAAGCATTTCAAACTGTTGGCTCAACTTGGTACTTGGAGTGGCAGTCAACGGCAGATATTAGTTTCAGAACTAGAAAGAAAGATGGTATCCGTTGGTACCTTTTGTTTTACATTAAGACCTCTGTATATGCGTTTGTGTTGTTCAACGTGCTTCGTCTTGTGAAGAAAAAGGCTCCAAGACTTCTTGGTTTTGGACCTATACGTAGAGATCCGAACAGGGAAAAGTTGCGGAGAGTG AAAAGTTATTTCAAATTTAGGTTGCGCAGAACGTTAAAGAGGAAAAAAGAGGGGGTTGATCCAATAACAACTGCTTTCGACCAAATGAAG AGGGTAAAGAATCCTCCAATTAAGTTGAAGGATTTTGCTAGTGTTGACTCTATGAGAGAGGAGATAAATGAAGTTGTGGCATTTCTACAAAACCCTAGTGCTTTCAGAGAAATGGGTGCTCGACCTCCTCGG GGAGTCCTTATTGTGGGTGAGAGGGGAACGGGCAAAACATCTTTAGCAATGGCTGTAGCTGCTGAAGCTAGGGTGCCTCTAGTTGAAGTTAAAGCTCAACAACTAGAGGCCGGATTATGGGTTGGTCAAAGTGCTTCAAATGTTCGGGAGTTGTTTCAAACAGCAAGGGAGTTG GCACCTGTAATAATCTTTGTTGAGGATTTTGACCAATTTGCTGGTGTCCGAGGGAAGTACATCCACACTAAAAAGCAGGACCATGAAGCTTTTATAAATCAACTTCTTGTGGAACTTGATGG GTTTGAGAAACAAGACGGGGTTGTTCTGATGGCTACTACCCGGAATCTTGCACAAATTGACCAAGCCCTACAAAGGCCCGGTCGAATGGACAGAGTGTTTCATCTTCAACGGCCAACTCAGATGGAAAGAGAACAGATACTAAAGATAGCAGCTAAAGAAACAATGGATAATGAACTTATTGATTTTGTAGACTGGAAAAAG GTTGCTGAGAAAACAGCTCTTCTGCGGCCCGTAGAACTAAAACTTGTTCCTGTGGCCTTGGAAGGTAGTGCCTTTAGGAGCAAATTTCTTGATACTGATGAGTTGATGAGCTACTGTAGCTGGTTCGCG ACCTTCAGCTTTGCTGTTCCAAGATGGATAAGGAAAACCAAGATCGTCAAGGCGAGCAGCAGATGGATGGTAAATCATCTGGGGCTTTCATTAACAAAAGAGGATTTGAACAGCGTGGTTGATCTAATGGAACCTTACGGCCAGATAAGCAATGGAATTGAATTTCTAACACCTCCACTTGATGAT TGGACAAGAGAGACAAAGTTCCCGCATGCTGTGTGGGCATCTGGTCGAGCACTTATCGCTCTTCTTCTTCCGAACTTTGATGTGGTTGATAACGTTTGGCTTGAGCCACTTGCTTGGGAG GGAATTGGGTGCACAAAGATTTCAAAGACTAAGAATGAAGGATCAGTTAACGGAAATGTGGAAACAAGATCGTATCTTGAAAAAAAGCTTGTGTTCTGCTTTGGCTCATATATAGCATCTCAAATGCTACTTCCATTTGGGGAGGATAATTTTCTTTCGTCGTCAGAACTTCAGCAGGCTCAAGAG ATAGCGACGCGTATGGTGATTCAATATGGATGGGGTCCTGATGATAGTCCCGCTATCTACTATGCTAGCAGTGCG ACGACCGCCTTAAGCATGGGTGACAAGCATGAGTATGAAATGGCCGCCAAAGTTGAAGCG ATGTATAATTTAGCTTATGACAAAGCGAATGAGATGCTGCAAAAGAATCGTGGGGTGCTTCAGAATATTGTGGATGAGTTGCTCGAGTTTGAAATCTTGACAGGAGTG GATTTAGAAAGGATTTTTGTCGCAAATGGTGGAATTCAAGAGAAAGAACCATTCTTCCTATCAACATCTGGTGTTAAGAAG CTTCCCTCTAGCAGCTCTGTTGATGGAGGAAGTTCATCAGGACTGGTTCTTTTGGGTGCACCAACAACATAG
- the LOC113333227 gene encoding uncharacterized protein LOC113333227 — translation MDSIRREFELLDSSGLEYQCWVSDVETTFMAKDYTSTIKPSADAAPTTEKDKAHALMFLKRHIDPNMRWGHHHLKTPKELWNALESRFGNIYDSLLRQLTLQWNEIRFLDYVKVNDFQKNMIQIQARLDFCGKKLTDEEMIQKTLSTFPTFSTILTNQYRLEVDNKGITTFSRLINLLQVAERHNEILVNNNVRDVGKKKVLEVNYGKVNRGKNPKGKRA, via the coding sequence ATGGACTCAATTCGACGAGAATTCGAACTTTTGGACTCATCAGGACTTGAGTACCAATGTTGGGTATCTGATGTGGAAACTACCTTCATGGCAAAGGACTATACATCCACTATCAAGCCATCTGCCGACGCTGCTCCGACAACTGAGAAAGACAAAGCTCATGCTCTTATGTTCCTCAAGAGGCATATAGATCCTAACATGCGTTGGGGTCATCATCACTTGAAGACACCCAAAGAGCTATGGAATGCTCTAGAGAGCCGTTTTGGGAATATTTATGATTCCTTGCTACGACAATTGACTCTCCAGTGGAATGAAATCCGCTTTCTCGATTATGTAAAAGTGAATGATTTCCAAAAAAATATGATACAGATTCAGGCACGTCTGGACTTCTGTGGAAAGAAACTCACAGATGAGGAAATGATTCAGAAAACCCTATCGACCTTTCCCACCTTTTCCacgatactaacgaaccagtatcgTTTAGAGGTTGACAACAAAGGAATCACCACATTCAGTAGGTTGATAAACTTATTGCAAGTAGCCGAAAGGCACAATGAGATTCTTGTCAATAACAATGTCAGAGATGTCGGGAAAAAGAAAGTTCTCGAAGTTAACTATGGAAAGGTCAATAGAGGAAAGAATCCCAAAGGAAAGAGGGCTTGA